A window of the Vigna angularis cultivar LongXiaoDou No.4 chromosome 3, ASM1680809v1, whole genome shotgun sequence genome harbors these coding sequences:
- the LOC108323110 gene encoding probable UDP-N-acetylglucosamine--peptide N-acetylglucosaminyltransferase SEC isoform X2, producing the protein MISVQGDQHPHNRHHYHHQPQLPGSADTTRPQFTGDRVEPFSVKQEPASLTLLPLRVDEDMHLSLAHQMYKSGNYKQALEHSNTVYERNQLRTDNLLLLGAIYYQLHDFDMCVAKNEEALRIEPHFAECYGNMANAWKEKGNIDLAIRYYLIAIELRPNFADAWSNLASAYMRKGRLNEAAQCCRQALAINPLMVDAHSNLGNLMKAQGLVQEAYSCYLEALRIQPTFAIAWSNLAGLFMESGDFNRALQYYKEAVKLKPSFPDAYLNLGNVYKALGMSQEAIACYQHALQTRPNYGMAYGNLASIYYEQGQLDMAILHYKQAVACDPRFLEAYNNLGNALKDVGRVEEAIQCYNQCLTLQPNHPQALTNLGNIYMEWNMVAAAASYYKATLNVTTGLSAPYNNLAIIYKQQGNYLDAISCYNEVLRIDPLAADGLVNRGNTYKEIGRVTDAIQDYIRAIAVRPTMAEAHANLASAYKDSGHVEAAVKSYKQALILRPDFPEATCNLLHTLQCVCCWEDRDKMFKEVEGIIRRQINMSVLPSVQPFHAIAYPLDPMLALEISRKYAAHCSVIASRFALPAFTHPAPIPIKREGGYERLRLGYVSSDFGNHPLSHLMGSVFGMHNRKNVEVFCYALSANDGTEWRQRIQSEAEHFVDVSAMSSDSIAKMINEDKIHILVNLNGYTKGARNEIFAMQPAPIQVSYMGFPGTTGATYIDYLVTDEFVSPLRYAHIYSEKIVHLPHCYFVNDYKQKNQDVLDPNCPHKRSDYGLPEDKFIFACFNQLYKMDPEIFNTWCNILKRVPNSALWLLRFPAAGEMRLRAYAAAQGVQPDQIIFTDVAMKNEHIRRSSLADLFLDTPLCNAHTTGTDILWAGLPMVTLPLEKMATRVAGSLCLATGLGEEMIVSSMKEYEERAVSLALNRPKLQALTSKLKAARMTCPLFDTTRWVRNLERSYFKMWNLHCSGQRPQHFKVTENDLECPYDR; encoded by the exons ATGATCTCCGTGCAGGGCGACCAACACCCGCACAACCGCCACCACTACCACCACCAGCCGCAGCTTCCTGGCTCCGCCGACACTACTCGGCCGCAGTTCACCGGGGATCGCGTCGAGCCCTTCTCCGTTAAGCAGGAACCCGCGTCGCTCACCCTTTTACCGTTACGCG TCGATGAAGATATGCACTTGTCTCTTGCACATCAAATGTACAAGAGTGGCAATTATAAGCAAGCCCTAGAACACAGCAATACTGTCTACGAGAGAAATCAGCTCCGTACTGACAACTTACTACTCCTGGGTGCAATTTATTATCAG TTACATGATTTTGACATGTGTGTTGCAAAAAATGAAGAAGCACTTAGGATTGAGCCGCACTTTGCTGAGTGTTACGGGAATATGGCTAATGCCTGGAAG GAGAAAGGAAACATTGACCTTGCAATTCGCTACTATTTGATTGCAATTGAG CTCCGTCCCAATTTTGCTGATGCATGGTCAAATCTAGCTAGTGCATACATGCGAAAAGGAAGACTCAATGAAGCAGCCCAGTGCTGTCGTCAAGCACTTGCTATTAATCCTTTAAtg GTTGATGCCCATAGCAACTTGGGTAATTTAATGAAAGCTCAAGGCTTGGTCCAAGAA GCCTACAGTTGTTATCTTGAGGCATTGCGCATTCAACCCACCTTTGCTATTGCATGGTCAAATCTTGCTGGTCTGTTCATGGAGTCTGGTGATTTCAACAGAGCCCTTCAGTATTACAAG GAAGCAGTTAAATTAAAACCTTCCTTCCCTGATGCATATCTGAACCTTGGGAATGTTTACAAG GCTTTAGGGATGTCTCAAGAAGCTATTGCGTGTTATCAGCATGCTCTTCAGACACGACCAAACTATGGCATGGCTTATG GAAATTTGGCCAGTATATATTATGAGCAAGGTCAACTGGACATGGCTATTCTACACTACAAGCAAGCCGTTGCATGTGACCCCAGATTTTTGGAAGCTTACAATAACTTG gGTAATGCTCTAAAAGATGTTGGCAGAGTGGAGGAAGCAATCCAGTgctataat CAATGTCTTACATTACAGCCTAACCACCCACAAGCATTGACCAATCTTGGAAATATCTACATGGAATG GAACATGGTAGCTGCTGCCGCTTCATACTATAAAGCTACACTTAATGTAACAACTGGATTGTCTGCTCCTTATAACAACCTTGCCATAATCTATAAGCAGCAG GGGAATTATTTAGATGCCATATCATGCTACAATGAAGTCCTCCGCATTGATCCCTTGGCAGCTGACGGGCTAGTAAATAGAGGCAATACATACAAGGAGATTGGCAGAGTTACTGATGCTATCCAGGATTATATACGTGCCATTGCTGTCAGGCCAACCATGGCTGAAGCCCATGCAAATTTGGCTTCTGCTTATAAAGATAG TGGACATGTAGAGGCTGCTGTAAAGAGCTACAAGCAGGCTCTGATTCTGCGTCCTGATTTCCCCGAAGCAACTTGCAATCTACTACATACACTTCAG TGTGTCTGCTGTTGGGAGGATCGTGATAAAATGTTCAAGGAAGTTGAAGGGATAATCAGGAGGCAGATTAAT ATGTCCGTTCTTCCTAGTGTCCAGCCTTTCCATGCAATAGCATATCCACTTGACCCAATGCTTGCTCTGGAAATTAG CCGGAAATATGCTGCACACTGCTCTGTAATTGCATCTCGTTTTGCTCTTCCTGCATTCACCCATCCTGCTCCTATTCCAATCAAGCGGGAAGGAGGATATGAAAGACTGAGGCTTGG GTATGTGAGTAGTGACTTCGGTAATCACCCGTTGTCACATCTCATGGGATCTGTTTTTGGTATGCACAACAGGAAGAATGTTGAG GTATTCTGCTATGCATTGAGTGCAAATGATGGTACTGAATGGAGGCAACGTATTCAGTCTGAAGCAGAGCACTTTGTGGATGTGTCTGCCATGTCATCTGATTCAATAGCAAAAATGATCAACGAGGATAAGATACATATTCTTGTCAACCTCAATGGTTATACAAAG GGTGCCAGAAATGAGATATTTGCTATGCAACCTGCACCAATTCAAGTTTCATATATGGGATTTCCTGGAACAACTGGGGCTACTTATATAGATTACTTGGTCACTGATGAG TTTGTTTCTCCACTACGATATGCACACATTTATTCTGAGAAGATTGTCCATCTCCCCCATTGCTACTTTGTAAATGATTATAAACAG AAAAATCAGGATGTGTTAGATCCAAACTGCCCGCACAAACGATCAGATTATGGTCTACCAGAGGACAAATTTATATTTGCATGCTTCAATCAACTTTACAAAATGGATCctgaaatatttaatacatg GTGCAATATTCTTAAACGGGTACCCAACAGTGCACTCTGGCTCCTGAGATTTCCAGCAGCTGGAGAAATGAGACTAAGAGCAT ATGCTGCTGCACAAGGGGTACAGCCAgatcaaattatttttacagATGTTGCAATGAAGAACGAACACATTAGACGGAGCTCTTTAGCTGACTTATTCCTTGACAC GCCTTTATGCAATGCGCATACGACAGGAACAGATATACTGTGGGCGGGTTTGCCGATGGTTACTCTGCCTCTTGAGAAAATGGCTACTAGAGTTGCTGGGTCACTCTGCCTTGCCACTGGACTGGGGGAGGAGATGATTGTGAGCAG CATGAAAGAGTATGAAGAAAGAGCAGTATCCTTGGCTCTGAATCGACCGAAGCTTCAAGCTCTTACTTCTAAGCTTAAAGCTGCACGCATGACGTGCCCTCTGTTTGACACAACCCGCTGG GTGAGGAATCTTGAGAgatcatattttaaaatgtggAATCTGCA
- the LOC108323110 gene encoding probable UDP-N-acetylglucosamine--peptide N-acetylglucosaminyltransferase SEC isoform X1, which yields MISVQGDQHPHNRHHYHHQPQLPGSADTTRPQFTGDRVEPFSVKQEPASLTLLPLRGHDSNEVDEDMHLSLAHQMYKSGNYKQALEHSNTVYERNQLRTDNLLLLGAIYYQLHDFDMCVAKNEEALRIEPHFAECYGNMANAWKEKGNIDLAIRYYLIAIELRPNFADAWSNLASAYMRKGRLNEAAQCCRQALAINPLMVDAHSNLGNLMKAQGLVQEAYSCYLEALRIQPTFAIAWSNLAGLFMESGDFNRALQYYKEAVKLKPSFPDAYLNLGNVYKALGMSQEAIACYQHALQTRPNYGMAYGNLASIYYEQGQLDMAILHYKQAVACDPRFLEAYNNLGNALKDVGRVEEAIQCYNQCLTLQPNHPQALTNLGNIYMEWNMVAAAASYYKATLNVTTGLSAPYNNLAIIYKQQGNYLDAISCYNEVLRIDPLAADGLVNRGNTYKEIGRVTDAIQDYIRAIAVRPTMAEAHANLASAYKDSGHVEAAVKSYKQALILRPDFPEATCNLLHTLQCVCCWEDRDKMFKEVEGIIRRQINMSVLPSVQPFHAIAYPLDPMLALEISRKYAAHCSVIASRFALPAFTHPAPIPIKREGGYERLRLGYVSSDFGNHPLSHLMGSVFGMHNRKNVEVFCYALSANDGTEWRQRIQSEAEHFVDVSAMSSDSIAKMINEDKIHILVNLNGYTKGARNEIFAMQPAPIQVSYMGFPGTTGATYIDYLVTDEFVSPLRYAHIYSEKIVHLPHCYFVNDYKQKNQDVLDPNCPHKRSDYGLPEDKFIFACFNQLYKMDPEIFNTWCNILKRVPNSALWLLRFPAAGEMRLRAYAAAQGVQPDQIIFTDVAMKNEHIRRSSLADLFLDTPLCNAHTTGTDILWAGLPMVTLPLEKMATRVAGSLCLATGLGEEMIVSSMKEYEERAVSLALNRPKLQALTSKLKAARMTCPLFDTTRWVRNLERSYFKMWNLHCSGQRPQHFKVTENDLECPYDR from the exons ATGATCTCCGTGCAGGGCGACCAACACCCGCACAACCGCCACCACTACCACCACCAGCCGCAGCTTCCTGGCTCCGCCGACACTACTCGGCCGCAGTTCACCGGGGATCGCGTCGAGCCCTTCTCCGTTAAGCAGGAACCCGCGTCGCTCACCCTTTTACCGTTACGCGGTCATGATTCTAACGAAG TCGATGAAGATATGCACTTGTCTCTTGCACATCAAATGTACAAGAGTGGCAATTATAAGCAAGCCCTAGAACACAGCAATACTGTCTACGAGAGAAATCAGCTCCGTACTGACAACTTACTACTCCTGGGTGCAATTTATTATCAG TTACATGATTTTGACATGTGTGTTGCAAAAAATGAAGAAGCACTTAGGATTGAGCCGCACTTTGCTGAGTGTTACGGGAATATGGCTAATGCCTGGAAG GAGAAAGGAAACATTGACCTTGCAATTCGCTACTATTTGATTGCAATTGAG CTCCGTCCCAATTTTGCTGATGCATGGTCAAATCTAGCTAGTGCATACATGCGAAAAGGAAGACTCAATGAAGCAGCCCAGTGCTGTCGTCAAGCACTTGCTATTAATCCTTTAAtg GTTGATGCCCATAGCAACTTGGGTAATTTAATGAAAGCTCAAGGCTTGGTCCAAGAA GCCTACAGTTGTTATCTTGAGGCATTGCGCATTCAACCCACCTTTGCTATTGCATGGTCAAATCTTGCTGGTCTGTTCATGGAGTCTGGTGATTTCAACAGAGCCCTTCAGTATTACAAG GAAGCAGTTAAATTAAAACCTTCCTTCCCTGATGCATATCTGAACCTTGGGAATGTTTACAAG GCTTTAGGGATGTCTCAAGAAGCTATTGCGTGTTATCAGCATGCTCTTCAGACACGACCAAACTATGGCATGGCTTATG GAAATTTGGCCAGTATATATTATGAGCAAGGTCAACTGGACATGGCTATTCTACACTACAAGCAAGCCGTTGCATGTGACCCCAGATTTTTGGAAGCTTACAATAACTTG gGTAATGCTCTAAAAGATGTTGGCAGAGTGGAGGAAGCAATCCAGTgctataat CAATGTCTTACATTACAGCCTAACCACCCACAAGCATTGACCAATCTTGGAAATATCTACATGGAATG GAACATGGTAGCTGCTGCCGCTTCATACTATAAAGCTACACTTAATGTAACAACTGGATTGTCTGCTCCTTATAACAACCTTGCCATAATCTATAAGCAGCAG GGGAATTATTTAGATGCCATATCATGCTACAATGAAGTCCTCCGCATTGATCCCTTGGCAGCTGACGGGCTAGTAAATAGAGGCAATACATACAAGGAGATTGGCAGAGTTACTGATGCTATCCAGGATTATATACGTGCCATTGCTGTCAGGCCAACCATGGCTGAAGCCCATGCAAATTTGGCTTCTGCTTATAAAGATAG TGGACATGTAGAGGCTGCTGTAAAGAGCTACAAGCAGGCTCTGATTCTGCGTCCTGATTTCCCCGAAGCAACTTGCAATCTACTACATACACTTCAG TGTGTCTGCTGTTGGGAGGATCGTGATAAAATGTTCAAGGAAGTTGAAGGGATAATCAGGAGGCAGATTAAT ATGTCCGTTCTTCCTAGTGTCCAGCCTTTCCATGCAATAGCATATCCACTTGACCCAATGCTTGCTCTGGAAATTAG CCGGAAATATGCTGCACACTGCTCTGTAATTGCATCTCGTTTTGCTCTTCCTGCATTCACCCATCCTGCTCCTATTCCAATCAAGCGGGAAGGAGGATATGAAAGACTGAGGCTTGG GTATGTGAGTAGTGACTTCGGTAATCACCCGTTGTCACATCTCATGGGATCTGTTTTTGGTATGCACAACAGGAAGAATGTTGAG GTATTCTGCTATGCATTGAGTGCAAATGATGGTACTGAATGGAGGCAACGTATTCAGTCTGAAGCAGAGCACTTTGTGGATGTGTCTGCCATGTCATCTGATTCAATAGCAAAAATGATCAACGAGGATAAGATACATATTCTTGTCAACCTCAATGGTTATACAAAG GGTGCCAGAAATGAGATATTTGCTATGCAACCTGCACCAATTCAAGTTTCATATATGGGATTTCCTGGAACAACTGGGGCTACTTATATAGATTACTTGGTCACTGATGAG TTTGTTTCTCCACTACGATATGCACACATTTATTCTGAGAAGATTGTCCATCTCCCCCATTGCTACTTTGTAAATGATTATAAACAG AAAAATCAGGATGTGTTAGATCCAAACTGCCCGCACAAACGATCAGATTATGGTCTACCAGAGGACAAATTTATATTTGCATGCTTCAATCAACTTTACAAAATGGATCctgaaatatttaatacatg GTGCAATATTCTTAAACGGGTACCCAACAGTGCACTCTGGCTCCTGAGATTTCCAGCAGCTGGAGAAATGAGACTAAGAGCAT ATGCTGCTGCACAAGGGGTACAGCCAgatcaaattatttttacagATGTTGCAATGAAGAACGAACACATTAGACGGAGCTCTTTAGCTGACTTATTCCTTGACAC GCCTTTATGCAATGCGCATACGACAGGAACAGATATACTGTGGGCGGGTTTGCCGATGGTTACTCTGCCTCTTGAGAAAATGGCTACTAGAGTTGCTGGGTCACTCTGCCTTGCCACTGGACTGGGGGAGGAGATGATTGTGAGCAG CATGAAAGAGTATGAAGAAAGAGCAGTATCCTTGGCTCTGAATCGACCGAAGCTTCAAGCTCTTACTTCTAAGCTTAAAGCTGCACGCATGACGTGCCCTCTGTTTGACACAACCCGCTGG GTGAGGAATCTTGAGAgatcatattttaaaatgtggAATCTGCA
- the LOC108323117 gene encoding uncharacterized protein LOC108323117 isoform X2 encodes MEAAGRMATTFHFNCLLSVQATCGIPEIAFATFENMEYGEDYMKPDTDTYNWVIQAYTRAESYDRVQDVAELLGMMVEAHKRIQPNVKTHALLVECFTKYCVVREAIRHFRALKNFEGGTKVLHDEGNHGDPLSLYLRALCREGRIVEMLEALEVMAKDNQPIPSRAMILSRKYRTLVSSWIEPLQEEAELGYEIDYIARYIEEGGLTGERKRWVPRRGKTPLDPDAQGFIYSNPMETSFKQRCLEDLRDYNKKLLKTLQIEGLAVLGDGVSEYDYIRVKERLKKLIKGPEQNSLKPKAASKMLVSELKEELEAQDLPTDGTRNILYQRVQKARRINRSRGRPLWIPPVEEEEEEVDEELDALISRIQLQEGNTEFWRRRFLGEGLTVDQEMTVDAGKSDVSEVADDIDAIEDAAKDVEDDEVDEEEEEAEQVEEEVEPAENQDVDRIKVKEVEAKKPLQMIGVQLFKDSDQPVTRSKKFRKSRLQAADDDDDDWFPLDVFEAFKEMRKRKIFDVSDMYTLADAWGWTWERELKNKPPRRWSQEWEVELAIKVMQKVIELGGTPTIGDCAIILRAAIRAPLPSAFLTILQTTHGLGYKFGSSLYDEIISLCIDLGELDAAVAVVADLETTGILVSDQTLDRVISAKQRIDNTSNGVITDEGL; translated from the exons ATTATATGAAGCCCGATACAGATACATATAATTGGGTTATTCAAGCGTATACTAGAGCTGAATCTTATGACAG AGTACAAGATGTTGCTGAGTTACTCGGCATGATGGTTGAAGCTCACAAGCGTATACAGCCAAATGTGAAGACCCATGC CCTGTTAGTGGAGTGTTTTACGAAGTACTGTGTGGTACGAGAAGCTATTAGGCATTTTCGTGCCCTTAAAAACTTTGAAGGGGGTACAAAAGTTCTACATGATGAAGGGAATCATGGAGATCCACTTTCTTTGTACCTTCGAGCATTATGTCGAGAAG GAAGAATTGTTGAAATGCTTGAAGCTTTAGAAGTTATGGCCAAAGATAACCAGCCAATCCCTTCACGAGCAATGATCTTGAGCAGAAAATACCGGACATTAGTAAGCTCGTGGATTGAACCATTACAAGAAGAGGCTGAACTTGGATATGAGATTGATTATATTGCTAG ATATATTGAGGAGGGTGGCCTAACTGGCGAGCGCAAGCGGTGGGTACCTCGAAGAGGTAAAACACCTCTAGATCCTGATGCTCAAGGATTTATATATTCAAACCCAATGGAGACCTCCTTCAAACAAAGATGCCTGGAGGACTTGAGGGATTACAATAAAAAGCTCCTGAAGACCTTGCAGATTGAAGGACTTGCAGTTTTAGGGGATGGTGTATCTGAATATGATTATATTAGAGTGAAGGAAAGACTAAAGAAACTCATAAAGGGGCCTGAACAGAATTCTTTAAAGCCTAAGGCTGCTAGTAAAATGCTTGTGTCTGAATTGAAGGAAGAACTAGAAGCACAAGACTTGCCTACTGATGGAACTAGAAATATTCTTTACCAACGGGTACAGAAAGCAAGGAGAATAAATCGATCTCGTGGTAGGCCCCTTTGGATTCCTCCAgtggaagaggaggaagaagag GTGGATGAAGAGCTGGATGCATTGATTTCACGTATACAGCTACAGGAAGGAAATACAGAGTTCTGGAGACGTCGCTTTTTAGGTGAAGGCTTAACTGTTGATCAAGAAATGACAGTGGATGCAGGTAAATCAGACGTCTCTGAAGTAGCAGATGACATTGATGCAATAGAAGATGCTGCTAAAgatgttgaagatgatgaagtcgacgaggaggaggaggaagcaGAACAAGTAGAAGAGGAAGTAGAACCAGCAGAGAACCAAGACGTAGACAGGATAAAAGTCAAGGAAGTTGAAGCTAAGAAGCCTCTTCAAATGATTGGAGTCCAGTTGTTTAAAGATTCTGATCAACCTGTCACTAGATCTAAAAAGTTTAGAAAATCCAGATTGCAGGCAGCG gatgatgatgatgatgattggTTTCCACTGGACGTATTTGAGGCATTTAAGGAAATGAGGAAGCGAAAAATTTTTGATGTGTCAGACATGTACACATTAGCAGATGCTTGGGGATGGACATGGGAGAGAGAACTGAAGAACAAACCTCCTCGTAGATGGTCACAGGAATGGGAAGTTGAGTTGGCAATCAAAGTTATGCAGAAG GTCATAGAATTGGGAGGGACACCAACTATCGGGGATTGTGCCATAATCTTGCGTGCAGCTATAAGGGCGCCTCTACCCTCAGCTTTCTTAACAATTTTGCAAACAACTCATGGACTTGGTTATAAGTTTGGGag TTCTCTTTATGATGAGATAATCTCTCTCTGCATTGATCTCGGGGAACTAGATGCAGCTGTTGCTGTAGTTGCAGATTTGGAAACCACAGGGATCTTGGTCTCGGATCAGACTTTGGATAGGGTGATTTCTGCCAAGCAGAGGATTGACAATACCTCCAATGGTGTCATCACGGATGAAGGATTGTAA